From Myotis daubentonii chromosome 15, mMyoDau2.1, whole genome shotgun sequence, one genomic window encodes:
- the LOC132217163 gene encoding zinc finger protein 773-like produces the protein MVGAASGAHSSHVGMTLGVATGTHARAGTGTAIPAAASTPAPLSPQSAMAAPPLRRRAEVGVTFEDIALYFSREEWSLLDEGQRQLYLNVMLENFELLSSLGKTLAVTSDLDLALPFPRPYPPGCAVSSHVDCGTD, from the exons ATGGTGGGAGCCGCCAGTGGTGCTCACAGCTCCCACGTGGGAATGACGCTCGGAGTCGCCACAGGAACCCACGCCAGGGCCGGGACAGGGACCGCCATTCCTGCAGCGGCTTCTACTCCCGCCCCGCTCAGCCCACAGAGTGCAATGGCGGCGCCCCCGCTGAGGAGACGAGCTGAG gttggcgtgacctttgaggacattgccctgtacttctccagggaggaatggagcctccttgatgagggtcagagacagctgtacctgaatgtgatgctggagaactttgaACTTCTGTCCTCCCTGGGTAAGACCCTCGCTGTCACCAGTGACCTGGACTTGGCTTTGCCATTTCCCAGGCCCTATCCCCCAGGGTGTGCTGTGTCCTCCCATGTAGACTGTGGTACTGATTGA